TTTTTTTCGGtttaccctgaccttgtaaaaaaaccatttgtacccaattttgtgtTTATCgttttcatccctacccaacaCAAGGATATCGttgacaatttaataaattaacagatgaaatcattaaaaaacaacaaaattgaGGATTATactatacttttttctattttaaaaagtacatATAAATCTTTCAACTTAAGAAAATGTTCAAATATatcctaataattaattagttttttaaattttataaaaaataaaataaatttaaaaactttgaAAAAATCCGGAACCAACCAAAGAGCCGTCGCCGCTCCTCATCGGAAAAGGAGCGGCTGCCGTTCCTTAACCGTGGAGAAGGAGCAGCTCACTCCTTCTCCAATtcgagaaattttaaaaaatttattaaattacatttattattatttttaatttttttttgaagatggtatttttatacaattactaatattaatatttaattagtatgtagattaaaatttaaggattattttaaatttttttccaaatgaaaagagtactaTTTAGTGTCTTTGGGTAaggatgaaatataaaaattcaaaaatggatACAAATGACGATTTTATAAAGTCATGGTacgtataaacaaaaaaagtttaaaatgggtTTTTTTTTACGCAATTAGGCCAATATTTTATGAAGACTTGTTCAGATTTGTTTAATGCTCATAAAGTAGTAAATCGAACTATAGGGTAATAAATTTTGAggatattcaaattttattttattttcattagcaaccgaacttttgtttttttaattttgcttactgaattttaatttttttgcaaatgagtaattgtttttaCCAAAATGCATAGGTGACAGCCAGGTTTTAATGCATGGCAATCGAATTTTGCTAGTTTTACCTTAAAAATTTGTCATctatgtataattttatttttgaagtgAAGTTTTTAAGGCAAATTGTACATACATGACAAGTTTTAAGGTAAAAAGAATAAGTTCCTGCTACCATCTAAACATTTTTAGACGGAAAAAACTCAATtggaaaaaattttaaaattcagcaaacaaaacaacaaaaaatgatttggtcaccaaaataaaaaaataacaacttGGGAACTGcccataatatataaatatattgaacAAGTAAAgcataataaacaaaatatgatattgaaaaatattttgtaaatataatatttcatttaaaaatagttatttgattacaaatttaaaaataatataattaatatgaaattaattattgctgctttttttattaattaatatctaatttaattaatcaattttaatgatcaacaaactattaatttatagaGTTTTAATTGCAATTCTAAACATGAAGGTCACTGAAGCCTAGCACAATTGACTAATGCATTCTAGTGTATTCCtaaaatttcgattttgaattttagCATAGTCACccgatttaaaaaataaaaattaaaaaatccaaCTCTAACCACTAACTAATAATGTAATTAGATTTCAATTCtgttaaaaaagtttaaataatcttatttttaaaatttggtaaagataaattcaaataataaaaagaattatattaaaattaaagaatattattttatcgatagaTAAAATCTAATTATGTCTGTGGTTAATAATAAGTAGTTAGTTGTTAATCGTTAGATGTTAAATTGCTCTTAAACCACTTGATCCTATTGAATCTCGAATTCCAAATTTGAGAAATGCATTTGGAGTATTTGCCACTTGAACCAAATCCCACTAACAACAAATATGAGCATTGTTTATAACATCATTATTCATCCCACGTATTGCGtcataaattataaacaataagCATCACAGCAAAAAAGTAATGGTTTTTTATAACAGCAAtacagaaacaaatcaaatcaccCAATAGAAAGGTGAAAAGAAATAAACAGTACAAATTATTGAGTAATGGTACATGCTTAAGTTACAACAATTCTACCgtcaaatatattatatagtatATGTACAAATACCAAAATCATAATCAATATTGACGACTAAAGATTCAAGACCCATCTGAGTTATACCCAGTCGGAGTAGCCGGTGTTAGTGGACTTGAGATGCTTGAATCTCCgatttctttgtattttttacCGTTATTTATCGTAAACACAGCTACCATGCTCTTGAAAATCTTGATCTTGATTTGCCCTCTTTTTGGAGGCAGTTCTTGCTGTTTCAATTCCATTTTTGTTGGTTTGAATTGGGTAATATATATAGAGTtttcttaaataataataataaaaaaaaaagattaatcaAAGGAAATAACGGAGATCTCAATTTGaagacagaaaaaaaaaagattgattGATTTTTGAAAGAGGAAAAGTGTTTGATAGTATTTGTTTTTAGAGTGAAGAGAAGTGATTTGTTGAAGTATAACAACTCGAGTTCATTTATAGACAAATGAGTAAAGAAGTGCCGAGTGAGCTCATAGCTAACTCAGTTACTTCTTGAGCAAGATTAACGAGAAATTCTAATAGacataattcataaaattattacgaaacaaaattaaaaatatttacttataaaTGGTTctagaatttattttttgatcatTCTAGAATTCTTTTGATAAGACCGAATTTTAGCTGTTTCtagaattattttatttttagtttactGTATTAACTGTTTTAGTTTCAACAGAATCATTTTtataagaagaaaacaaaataatttgtaGACAAcctcatataaataataattatgataaattctgtctaaataaatttttgcaTTATTAATGTTAATTTAGTTGGATTATTATAatagaataataaaatttaaaattcaagaaTTGAATTATAATATCTATACCATCTAAATTAAggatttttacaaataaataaaactttttaaaaataataacgaAAATACTAACGcggaaaaataaactaaaacattaataatattatatataaaaatactgtAGTTTAAAATTCATCGAAAAAACACTACCGAATTCTAGCCATCCATGAATTTTGGTAGATTTTAACATTTcagtaatatatattttttttcaaagatagCCTACAATAATTGTTAGCGGGGTTAACGAGAGTTAATGTTAGACATTTTTTAATAGGCATACTGTTCGTGAGTGTTGAGGGTCGAACCCTCAACCTCATACACATATCATTAGAACTTGGCCAACTGGGCCAAGTCTTCAAATGtagtaatatatatttaaaaggcttaattacttaaaaaccactcaccttaaacttttttttcgtttataccctgacctaggaaaaaattcatttatactataacgtatgtatttatgtttcatctctacctcgaggcactaaattaacctcttttcattaaaaaaaaagtttaaaatagtttttcatttttaacctaagctaattagagtttaattagaaataaatttttccctaaatgaaggactattttaatttatttttttaaatgaaaagaggttaatttagtgcttcGGGGTAGAGGAGAAATATAAACACATattcagggtataaatgaattttttcctaggtcagggtataaatgaaaaaaaaatttaaggtgggtggtttttaaataattaaacctatttaaaatcactaaaatacaCATAAGATTACTGATATACTTATTTAGTTAACAATATCAACAAAAATCAACCATTAATTAGTCAATAATACCATATCATTGTTGACCATTGCCAgtacttgataaaatttctagcTACTGACCACTGCCAGTTGCGGCCTTCCACTGCCCGGACTACAATcccaattttaataaaattataatagaaactaaaattaaaaataaaaatatttaaatgataaaatagaAAGTGTaacttataaaactataaaatattttataaataaattttaagaatgGATGAAACtaagggtttttgatatttgggtgcctcataGGCACCCAAATTTCTATTGTTGTGCCttttttggaattaattccaaaagagtgCCTGGagccacatgttccgcattttagaaatgcggaacatgtggtgttccgcattcctagaatgcgggaCACCGCTAATTTTGACCCAAATTagtggtgttccgcattctaggaatgcggaaccccATATGTTCCGCATTtttagaatgcggaacatgtggatCCAGACACTCTTTCGGAATTATTTCCGAAAGAGGCACTGATCTAAAAATTTGGGTGCCTAACCCTGAAACTAGTATATTTTATTGGACTTAtacaaaaatacttaaaaaaaatggtCCACATAATAATTATCTTTTGCTCCGTGTTCTTTCTTTAATTATGTAACAAACCTATCCCTAGTCTGTTATGCATCTTATATATTAGTCTTTGCAAAAAGCTATTAATTATACTGTGACATTTCTACTTTGATTGGCTAATTTTTAAGTTTAACCTGTAGAGGGTTAATATCAAgagaaccaaaaaaaaaaaattcttctcaagcataattttttctataaacatatttgaacaaattaaaagataaaatatataaattatatttcaaaagCAACTATTTATTagatgtaaattaaaaaaaattactagttTATTGGTTGCTTTTTTagtattgttattattataataaaaatatttaatttttctattaaaatttatcatattttctttcaatatcaaaacacttatttatttttggacatttattttattttgatatgacAATACTTGTCATATccattgtaattttatttttttatttctctctattaatatattatcaagtcactcaatattttttaattttacaattatcaataataaatctcttttatttatttaaatatcatctattttatttaattaaatatttttttatcaaatagaaaacataactaatatttttaagaTGTGTACTActcatttatattatatatatgcgCCATgcgaatataaaaataaaattatattatgattGATTTTGAAAGTGGAATAACTCCTCTTGATAACATTTTTTagcttttaatttgtttctctTTAATAGTTTTACGGTTGTTTGTGTCATTTTTTCTTCATAAATTATTGTAGTGTTTTTATCGATAATTCACATAAAAAGGGCCCAGTTATGAACATCATTTTAAAATTGGAGCACAAGATGTTTTTATATCCCTTTATGTATTTTCTTCTTtgtatatttcaaaacaaataaataagttGTACTTGATTTTaccaaatatattaattattacaaaTTGTTGTAGTTAAGGGTATCCAAAATAATAACAAACTCACTTTACAAACTAATATGAGATTGTGCAATTTTATTTAGCATATTGTACGATAATAATTAAGAGAGGAGTGTTTATCTCACTTAACCGTTGCGCTACGTCATTTTTACTACAAACCAATAAGCATTTGCAATAAAGAATTTTTTAGttattactttttttatcatttaaacaaAAACCTAAATAGGACTATTATTTTGGGACGGATGAAAGTGGCAAATGAGACTATTATTTTGGGATGGAGTATTATATAATTATCTatcttgtttaattttaaattagtttattaggTGTAGAGAAGTTATAAGGATCATTTGTCATTCAATTGTAGTGATATTAGTTGGGAATAGCAAccaataaaatagaataaacaaTATATCATACAATAAGCAACCAACGAGCAATCAAAAGTAACCAATAAGCAAATAAACAGCAACAAACGAGCAACAAAAAAGCAGCCAATAagcaacaaaatatcaacaaataagaaattaaaattaaaattaaatcaaatttaatttacacataTATTTCTTCTAATACTTTTTAATGTACATCTAATAAATTAttgcttttaaaataaattgataattcaATTGTTATGATGTTAGTTGGGAATAGCAACCAATAAAATAGTGTAAACAATATATCATACAATAAGCAACCAACGAGTAATCAAAAGTAACCAATAAGCAAATAAACTGCAACCAACTAGCAACGAAAAAGCAGCTAATAagcaacaaaatatcaacaaacaagaaatcaaaattaaaattaaattaaatttaatttacacatTTTTCTCTTCTCATTCTTTTTTGATGTACATCTAATAAATTATTgcttttgaaataaattaataaatttaattaatttaatttgtctaaattttcttatttatataattggtATGATGGTGGAGGAATAAAGAGCGatttaatatatattcgaaTCATCATTGTAAGTTGGGTCACATCAGAGTTTAATATGTATCAAAGTAGGATCAATATACTcaaatcttataaaattttagttgtTCAATCAGCAATATTCTTGATGTCGTCATCGTTTATAtaacaagaaaaaaatgataaaaaaatgtcGTGTTGAATCATTAACATTTGCTATTGTATGAAGTTATTCTTCTGAAAGAATCATTGCATGGAGacaacaattaaaaatatattaagctaacataaaatttatgtttagtAAAGtagaataacaaataacttatataaaaatatgacacaatttataaaaaaaatacataaataattaaaaaaaaacaaaaaacaaacctTACTAAAAAATGAGATAGTTCAGATGAATAACAATCTttaaaaacacataaataaaaaaaaagcatgTCTATGATATGCTTCCCTCTTACCTTAACAATGTAGCCGTTGAAAGTTTCAGCTGCATTGTTATCAATCATATCTGACTTCGACCATAGGCTCAAGAACACTTTACAAAATTTTGTCGTCCTCGTGTCATAAAGTCATCATATGCAAGCTCATTTTCTTCTTTCATCTCGGCCAACGCCTTGTCATGTGCAGCTTGATAAGTACATCGGGCAGCCTTCcaaaagattttttttcaacGCTTGACCCTTAAAGTCCTTCTTCCAGTTGCAATAGATATGCATGCACAATTTCTATGTTCCGCATGTGGAGCAAGCTTACTTATTGCATTGATCAGTccctattaaaaacaaaacagtCAAATATTAGCATCCACGAACATTTTATTCCATTCAACATTTGATACCAACATAATCAACAAACAACCTAATCCTAATAAACAACCTAATCCTAATACATCAACAAACAACCTAATCCTAAAATATCTACAAACAACCTAATCCTAAcaaaattaactttaaaacaGGTAACCAATTCaaacaatcaaaataataacaaaattaactttaattCAGGTAATCAATTCAAAGAAtctaaaaattgacaaaattaatttaaagcaGGATTTACCTTTTGTTGATCGCTAATGAAACTCCACCCATTTCCATCTATAATACCCAAGTCATCAAACAAATGTTTTAGAAACCACATCCAATATTCTTCATTTTCAGACTCTACAACTGCCCAACATATAGGGAACATTTGATTGTTTCCGTCCTTAGCAATGGCTGATAACAATGCTCCCCCTAGAAAGGTTTTCAAGAAGCAGCCATCAAACCCAATGATAGGCTTACATCCCTTCAAAAACCCTTTCCTCAATCCACTAAATCCCATATAAAAGCCCTTGAAAGTAGTCTCATTTCCAAGTACGAAATCGAACCTTCCATCCAGATCGACTCTCATTAACTCTGTCTTATAAGATCTTAACCCAATATAGTGCTCAATAACGGACCCTCTGAGCAATTCCAGTGCATGTCCCTTGGCTCTGTAGGCTTTAGATATTGAAATTTGCACGCAGTACTTTTCCATAACATCATCAATCAACAGGGCAGCAGTCATATTAGGGTTCCTCCTAAGTTTATGCAAGTATTTAGTGCTAATCCAACCATATAACGCTTGCCTATTCTCCATCTTCCTGTTGCACATGTGCCCACTGTTAGGGGTTTTAATTGTAAAGGAGTTTCTCTTACGATCAAGACTGCTATACAACTTCCATTTACAACTGCCATACAGCTTCCACTTACCACTGCCGTCGCACCTCTTTTCCACTTGATTGATATTGGTCCTAATATTCCTCATATTATAGCCATTCAAAATTACCCACTTCCTTATTGCAGCTGCACACACTTCCGAATCTAAAAAAACCATTCCAGTCTTGAATTACAATGTTTTATTATCTAAGTTAGGATCATAAATTATAGATTTCTTCTTCTTACGCCTTACTTCACCTTCTACCTCCTCGTTCTCACCACTGAGATCAAAATTCACATCGCCATCAGAGGTAGCGTACTCGCTACTTGTATTGCCTGCTTCATCTTTGAATCAACATCTCTTCGAATATTAAGGTAGCTATTGACATCCACATTAGGAACATTaggaatataatttttaaattgagcCATGTTCTTCCTTTCAAATGTGTGCTCTTCATCGTTAGAAAGATCAATATTCGAGATATCATCATCTATATCATTTTCATCCACCGGAAAGTAATCAAGTTCTTCAATTTATGTTTCTACAACCGGGAAGTAATCAGGATAAACAATGTCATCTTTATATCCT
This region of Mercurialis annua linkage group LG1-X, ddMerAnnu1.2, whole genome shotgun sequence genomic DNA includes:
- the LOC126672633 gene encoding uncharacterized protein LOC126672633, which gives rise to MAQFKNYIPNVPNVDVNSYLNIRRDVDSKMKQAIQVANSEVCAAAIRKWVILNGYNMRNIRTNINQVEKRCDGSGKWKLYGSCKWKLYSSLDRKRNSFTIKTPNSGHMCNRKMENRQALYGWISTKYLHKLRRNPNMTAALLIDDVMEKYCVQISISKAYRAKGHALELLRGSVIEHYIGLRSYKTELMRVDLDGRFDFVLGNETTFKGFYMGFSGLRKGFLKGCKPIIGFDGCFLKTFLGGALLSAIAKDGNNQMFPICWAVVESENEEYWMWFLKHLFDDLGIIDGNGWSFISDQQKGLINAISKLAPHAEHRNCACISIATGRRTLRVKR